A region from the Polyangiaceae bacterium genome encodes:
- the bcrB gene encoding benzoyl-CoA reductase subunit B: MTQSQVVTRTPAEDEAAKDDSQLRQKQMIGDHFDKLATAKADGKKVVYTFVPGNLTELIRSLDLLPVLPEINALQSGMRKKSGGFIADAEKAGHSEDVCTYVKCDIGMMKNGNIGPTGTKLPEPDLLLLSYTGCFTFMKWFELLREEYKCPVVMLHVPYQPDGVITDEMRKYVVDQLEREVIPALEKVAGKKLDREELARRLALSKQAEDDLVAVWESAKHTPSPIDGYFGGVYYIGPIFSAFRGTEDAVDYYKLLRSEVEERMKKNLGPITPDGEAGEEKFRIVVEGPPNWTNFFDFWRMFSREGATVVASTYTRVGGLYDTGFRHDPANPLESLADYCLGCYTNLGLPSRTKLLEKYITEYKADGFLINSVKSCNSFSAGQLLILRELEKRTGVPGGFIESDLVDPRYFGKANIENRLQSYMQMLDARKGRASA; this comes from the coding sequence ATGACTCAATCACAGGTAGTGACCCGCACGCCGGCGGAAGACGAAGCCGCCAAGGACGACAGCCAGCTTCGCCAGAAGCAGATGATCGGCGATCACTTCGACAAGCTCGCGACGGCCAAGGCCGATGGCAAGAAGGTGGTGTACACCTTCGTGCCCGGTAACCTCACGGAGCTGATCCGCAGCCTGGATCTGCTGCCCGTGCTGCCGGAGATCAACGCGCTGCAGTCGGGCATGCGCAAGAAGAGCGGCGGTTTCATCGCGGACGCAGAGAAGGCCGGCCACTCCGAGGACGTGTGCACCTACGTGAAGTGCGACATCGGCATGATGAAGAACGGCAACATCGGGCCCACGGGCACCAAGCTGCCGGAGCCGGATCTGTTGCTGCTCAGCTACACCGGCTGCTTCACCTTCATGAAGTGGTTCGAGCTGCTGCGTGAAGAGTACAAATGCCCCGTGGTCATGCTCCACGTGCCGTACCAGCCGGACGGCGTGATCACCGACGAGATGCGGAAGTACGTGGTGGATCAGCTCGAGCGCGAGGTAATCCCCGCGCTCGAGAAGGTGGCCGGCAAGAAGCTGGATCGCGAAGAGCTGGCCCGCCGGCTCGCCCTCTCCAAGCAAGCGGAAGACGACCTGGTGGCGGTGTGGGAGAGCGCCAAGCACACGCCCTCGCCCATCGATGGGTACTTCGGCGGCGTGTACTACATCGGGCCCATCTTCAGCGCCTTCCGCGGCACGGAAGACGCAGTGGATTACTACAAGCTCCTCCGCTCCGAGGTGGAGGAGCGCATGAAGAAGAACCTCGGCCCCATCACGCCGGACGGCGAGGCGGGCGAAGAGAAGTTCCGCATCGTGGTGGAAGGTCCGCCGAACTGGACCAACTTCTTCGACTTCTGGCGCATGTTCAGCCGCGAGGGTGCCACGGTGGTGGCCAGCACCTACACGCGCGTGGGCGGCCTGTACGACACTGGCTTCCGCCACGATCCGGCAAACCCCTTGGAGAGCCTCGCGGACTACTGCCTGGGTTGCTACACGAACCTGGGCCTGCCCAGCCGCACCAAGCTGCTCGAGAAGTACATCACCGAGTACAAGGCCGACGGCTTCCTGATCAACAGCGTGAAGAGCTGCAACTCCTTCTCCGCAGGGCAGCTCCTGATCCTGCGCGAGCTGGAGAAGCGCACCGGCGTGCCCGGCGGCTTCATCGAGTCGGACTTGGTGGACCCGCGCTACTTCGGCAAGGCCAACATCGAGAACCGTCTGCAGAGCTACATGCAGATGTTGGACGCCCGCAAGGGGAGGGCTTCGGCATGA
- the bcrC gene encoding benzoyl-CoA reductase subunit C — protein sequence MTEAQVATEQDPAGAILERARELVDDLSFGAVKSWKEKNPGALAVGTLPIYTPRPLFEAMGALPVGVFGGGDQLDIIRGDSYFQSYICHIPRSVVEMALSGRLDVMDAMVFPSICDVIRNLGGMWAMLFPDRYAAYLDLPQNFDPEVGGRFYAQDLRRIAGELEKRGAKPLDADRLRTAIAEENARRAALEELDALRREEPWRVRASEAYLIARAGSMMLAKDHEALVREFTSAVKDRQTRVYDNVRVVVRGSFCEQPPLGLIKTLEAAGCDIVDDDFQLGLRFIEGAIETPAEQDPLESLALAYLRRGTATASRYIGEEEKGAALIECVKQAKAEGVIFAAASFCDPALLDQPMLESALDRAKIPHTSLKFSENTGQFQVIREQAGAFSDAVKLWGSAA from the coding sequence ATGACCGAGGCACAGGTCGCCACAGAGCAGGATCCCGCCGGCGCGATCCTCGAACGTGCGCGTGAGCTGGTCGACGATCTCTCGTTCGGCGCAGTGAAGAGCTGGAAGGAGAAGAACCCCGGAGCGCTGGCGGTGGGCACGTTGCCCATCTACACGCCCCGACCGCTGTTCGAGGCCATGGGCGCGCTTCCCGTGGGCGTGTTCGGTGGCGGCGACCAGCTCGACATCATCCGCGGCGACTCCTACTTCCAGAGTTACATCTGCCACATCCCCCGCAGCGTGGTGGAGATGGCGCTGTCCGGCCGCTTGGACGTGATGGACGCGATGGTGTTCCCGTCCATCTGTGACGTGATCCGAAACCTGGGCGGCATGTGGGCGATGCTGTTTCCGGATCGCTACGCCGCGTATCTGGATCTGCCGCAGAACTTCGACCCCGAAGTGGGCGGTCGCTTCTATGCCCAGGACCTCAGGCGCATCGCCGGCGAGCTCGAGAAGCGCGGCGCGAAGCCGCTGGACGCGGATCGCCTGCGCACGGCCATCGCGGAAGAGAACGCTCGGCGCGCGGCGCTGGAGGAGCTGGACGCCCTCAGGCGCGAAGAGCCGTGGCGCGTGCGCGCATCGGAGGCGTATCTCATCGCTCGCGCCGGCAGCATGATGCTGGCGAAGGACCACGAGGCGCTCGTTCGCGAGTTCACCAGCGCGGTGAAGGATCGCCAGACGCGGGTGTACGACAACGTTCGCGTGGTGGTGCGCGGCTCCTTCTGCGAGCAGCCGCCGCTGGGTCTGATCAAGACGCTGGAGGCCGCCGGCTGCGACATCGTGGACGACGATTTCCAGCTCGGTTTGCGCTTCATCGAGGGTGCCATCGAGACGCCCGCTGAGCAGGACCCGCTGGAGAGCCTGGCGCTCGCGTACCTGCGCCGCGGCACCGCCACTGCTTCGCGCTACATCGGCGAAGAGGAAAAGGGCGCCGCGCTGATCGAGTGCGTGAAGCAGGCCAAGGCCGAAGGCGTGATCTTCGCGGCGGCTTCCTTCTGTGATCCCGCACTGCTCGACCAGCCCATGCTGGAGAGCGCCTTGGACCGCGCGAAGATCCCCCACACCAGTCTCAAGTTCAGTGAAAACACGGGCCAATTCCAGGTGATCCGCGAGCAGGCCGGGGCCTTCTCGGACGCGGTGAAGCTCTGGGGGAGCGCAGCATGA
- a CDS encoding zinc ribbon domain-containing protein produces MSEDLVYEMLWDCRYCGSVKLLGKTHRHCPSCGAPQENAPRYFPPEDEKVAVKDHVFVGADRVCPACGNTTSRAAKHCGNCGSPLEGGQGVKLRTDVVHAEGAAYGGETAADAKMDLSGAVRPAPPPPKKSPLKALLLGAVGLGVLGVIAFVLVFFLWKREAGFEVTGHRWTRTIEVEQKRKVEESAWCDELPAGAENVTRKKEKRSTKKVEDGEDCNVRKVDNGDGTYTQKRECTPKYRDEPVMEDRCTFTVQAWRSERTEKASGGLGDAPAWPAVNLAKTGECLGCEREGKRSESYVVTLADPKSGASSECDFDASRWKSMAPKSRWLGKVRALGGALDCDSLRQQ; encoded by the coding sequence ATGAGCGAGGATCTCGTTTACGAAATGCTGTGGGATTGCCGCTACTGCGGCAGCGTGAAGCTCTTGGGCAAGACGCACCGGCATTGTCCGAGCTGCGGCGCACCGCAGGAGAACGCGCCCCGCTATTTCCCGCCGGAGGACGAGAAAGTCGCGGTGAAGGACCACGTGTTCGTCGGGGCGGACCGGGTGTGCCCGGCGTGCGGCAACACCACGAGCCGGGCAGCGAAGCACTGCGGCAATTGCGGCAGTCCGCTGGAGGGCGGCCAGGGCGTGAAGCTGCGCACGGACGTGGTGCATGCGGAGGGGGCGGCCTACGGCGGGGAGACCGCGGCGGACGCCAAGATGGACCTGAGCGGCGCCGTGCGGCCCGCACCACCGCCGCCGAAGAAGAGCCCGCTCAAGGCCCTGCTCCTGGGGGCGGTGGGGCTCGGAGTGCTCGGGGTGATCGCCTTCGTGCTGGTGTTCTTCTTGTGGAAACGTGAAGCCGGCTTCGAGGTAACGGGGCACCGTTGGACGCGCACCATCGAGGTCGAGCAAAAGCGCAAGGTCGAAGAGAGCGCTTGGTGCGACGAGCTGCCGGCGGGGGCCGAGAACGTCACACGCAAGAAAGAGAAACGCTCCACCAAGAAGGTCGAGGATGGCGAGGACTGCAACGTCCGCAAGGTGGACAACGGCGACGGCACCTACACCCAGAAGCGCGAGTGCACGCCGAAGTATCGCGACGAGCCCGTGATGGAAGATCGCTGCACCTTCACGGTGCAAGCGTGGCGCTCGGAGCGCACGGAGAAAGCCAGCGGCGGGCTCGGGGACGCACCGGCGTGGCCCGCGGTGAACCTCGCCAAGACCGGTGAGTGCCTGGGTTGCGAACGGGAAGGGAAACGGAGCGAGAGCTACGTCGTCACGCTGGCGGATCCCAAGAGTGGGGCGAGCAGTGAGTGCGACTTCGACGCCAGCCGCTGGAAGAGCATGGCGCCCAAATCCCGCTGGCTGGGCAAAGTGCGCGCGCTGGGCGGCGCGCTGGATTGTGACTCCCTGCGTCAGCAGTAA
- a CDS encoding TetR/AcrR family transcriptional regulator: MTLTVSERHSDGKLEILTAAARAFAEHGYHGMSMRDLARATGRAPATLYNYFDSKEELLYTLQRESFDELIASAEKALEGVEDPDARLRAFVTSHVRYFTTNPDVMRVLVHEASALPPQHRGDIRARKQRYFDLGHDTVRALVANANLDAIEVERRTYSLFGMLNWMWGWYEADRHGSPETVADTIVRMARGGLLAPA; encoded by the coding sequence ATGACCTTGACGGTTTCGGAGCGCCACTCCGACGGAAAGCTCGAAATCCTGACCGCCGCAGCGCGCGCCTTCGCTGAGCACGGCTACCACGGCATGAGCATGCGAGACCTGGCGCGGGCCACGGGGCGCGCGCCGGCAACGCTGTACAACTACTTCGACTCCAAGGAGGAGCTGCTCTACACGCTGCAGCGCGAGAGCTTCGACGAGCTGATCGCGTCGGCGGAAAAGGCCCTCGAGGGCGTCGAAGATCCGGACGCCCGGCTGCGTGCCTTCGTCACCAGTCACGTGCGCTACTTCACGACCAATCCGGACGTGATGCGCGTGCTCGTTCACGAGGCTTCCGCGCTGCCCCCTCAGCACCGCGGCGACATCCGCGCGCGCAAGCAGCGTTACTTCGATCTGGGGCACGACACCGTGCGTGCCCTGGTCGCCAACGCGAACCTGGACGCCATCGAGGTGGAGCGTCGAACGTACTCTCTGTTCGGCATGCTCAACTGGATGTGGGGCTGGTACGAAGCGGACCGCCACGGCTCGCCGGAAACGGTGGCGGACACCATCGTGCGCATGGCTCGCGGCGGACTCCTGGCCCCCGCCTGA
- a CDS encoding enoyl-CoA hydratase/isomerase family protein, translating into MSLVQSELVEGGRVLRIVIDNPKGNVLTGAVMQSLGAALAEHEHDKKLAFVTLQGAGKHFSFGASVEEHRQDQVTEMLTVFHDLIRRIARYPVPIAALVSGRCLGGAFEVALACHFVIADESAVFACPEIQLGVFPPVLAVLGPLRLGQALSERLLLTGGELAANNAMGFVSELLPGGGDLEGVSLELYKKQLAPLSSYSLRQATLASRKGSGIWDAVGEPLTSIEMLYLEQLVSSHDGNEGIDAFLEKRKPAWTHQ; encoded by the coding sequence ATGAGCCTGGTGCAGAGCGAGCTGGTCGAAGGCGGACGCGTTCTTCGCATCGTCATCGACAACCCCAAGGGCAACGTGCTCACGGGCGCGGTGATGCAAAGCCTGGGGGCCGCCCTCGCCGAGCACGAACACGACAAGAAGCTCGCCTTTGTCACCCTGCAGGGCGCCGGGAAGCACTTTTCCTTCGGCGCCTCGGTGGAAGAGCACCGCCAGGATCAGGTCACGGAAATGCTGACGGTGTTTCACGACCTGATTCGTCGCATCGCTCGCTACCCGGTGCCCATCGCGGCGCTGGTGAGCGGGCGCTGCCTCGGCGGCGCCTTCGAGGTGGCTCTCGCGTGCCACTTCGTGATCGCGGACGAGTCGGCGGTGTTCGCTTGCCCGGAGATCCAGCTCGGCGTGTTCCCTCCGGTGCTGGCGGTGTTGGGCCCTTTGCGGTTGGGCCAGGCGCTGAGCGAAAGGCTCTTGCTCACGGGCGGTGAGCTCGCGGCCAACAATGCCATGGGCTTCGTGTCGGAGCTCCTGCCCGGGGGGGGCGATCTGGAAGGCGTGAGCCTCGAGCTCTACAAGAAGCAGCTCGCGCCACTGTCCAGCTACTCCCTGCGGCAGGCTACGTTGGCGTCCCGCAAGGGTTCGGGGATCTGGGATGCCGTGGGTGAGCCGCTCACGTCCATCGAGATGCTGTACCTCGAACAGCTCGTCAGCAGCCACGACGGCAACGAGGGCATCGACGCGTTCCTCGAGAAGCGGAAGCCCGCGTGGACGCACCAGTGA
- the oah gene encoding 6-oxocyclohex-1-ene-1-carbonyl-CoA hydratase — protein sequence MTMDLVNHDLLPGYEFRHIRYETRPVKDRAGKDVDGLHQVWIYLDNEKQLNSYTTAAVKEVILAFRRASTDRRAVAVVFTAVGDKAFCTGGNTEEYATYYANRPLEYLQYMRLFNDMVTNILLCDKPVVCRVNGMRIAGGQEIGMACDFTVAGDHARFGQAGPVHGSAPDGGSTDFLDEYVGFSRAVESLVFCDPWSAHKALRIGLINDVAPVYKNKAGEFIANPLVITDRYVDELGRVVHGEMKEGAEKDAAKKVLAECTVDLSKLDAMVDAYATKLMYAFPDCTRKTLESVRKKKLAHWYQNSETNRSWLSLNMNTEAGAGFPAFQFGDRGEREIDFVTYRKRLAEGARFDAALVKEILPPSARKKLES from the coding sequence ATGACCATGGACCTCGTCAATCACGACCTCCTCCCCGGCTACGAGTTTCGCCACATCCGCTACGAGACACGCCCCGTGAAGGACCGCGCGGGCAAGGACGTGGATGGCCTGCACCAGGTTTGGATCTACCTGGACAACGAGAAGCAGCTGAACTCCTACACCACGGCGGCGGTCAAGGAAGTGATCCTCGCCTTCCGGCGGGCCAGCACGGATCGCCGCGCGGTGGCGGTGGTGTTCACCGCGGTGGGGGACAAGGCCTTCTGCACCGGCGGCAACACGGAAGAGTACGCGACCTACTACGCGAACCGGCCGCTCGAATACCTGCAGTACATGCGGCTCTTCAACGACATGGTCACCAACATCCTTTTGTGTGACAAGCCGGTCGTGTGCCGCGTGAACGGCATGCGCATCGCGGGCGGGCAGGAGATTGGCATGGCCTGCGACTTCACGGTGGCGGGAGACCACGCGCGCTTCGGCCAGGCCGGGCCGGTGCACGGCTCGGCGCCGGATGGTGGCTCCACGGACTTCTTGGACGAATACGTGGGCTTCTCCCGCGCGGTGGAATCCCTGGTGTTCTGCGATCCCTGGAGTGCCCACAAGGCCCTGCGCATCGGGCTCATCAACGACGTCGCGCCCGTGTACAAGAACAAGGCCGGCGAGTTCATCGCCAACCCGTTGGTGATCACCGATCGCTACGTGGACGAGCTCGGCCGAGTGGTGCACGGCGAGATGAAAGAGGGTGCCGAGAAGGACGCCGCGAAGAAGGTGCTGGCCGAATGCACGGTGGACCTCTCCAAGCTGGACGCCATGGTCGACGCCTACGCGACCAAGCTCATGTACGCGTTCCCGGACTGCACCCGCAAGACGCTGGAGAGCGTGCGCAAGAAGAAGCTCGCCCACTGGTACCAGAACAGCGAAACGAACCGCTCTTGGCTGTCTCTCAACATGAACACCGAGGCCGGCGCCGGCTTCCCCGCGTTCCAGTTCGGCGATCGCGGTGAGCGTGAGATCGATTTCGTCACCTATCGCAAGCGCCTGGCCGAGGGGGCGCGCTTCGATGCGGCGTTGGTGAAGGAGATATTGCCGCCTTCCGCGCGGAAGAAGCTCGAGTCATGA
- the had gene encoding 6-hydroxycyclohex-1-ene-1-carbonyl-CoA dehydrogenase, translated as MAITAEAWMLQEPGKPLVKQSLEIPDPSATDAVVEVTACGLCHTDLGFAEGGVAPRHELPLVLGHEVTGIVRAAGDAHRDLVGKTVLVPAVMPCGDCVFCRAGRGNACQRQKMPGNDIHGGFATHLTAPAAALVLLDDAPPSVKIDSLSVVADAVSTAYQATRRANLEAGDVAFVVGAGGVGGYLAQIAKAVGAKVAVCDVDAQKLESIAARVDHVCNVKGRDVRDVRKELFGKAKEWGVPSLRWRTFETSGTAAGQQQAFTLISQASTMVVVGFTRDAVNVRLSNLMAFDATVHGTWGCPVEAYPEVLRLIYDGKVVVEPYIERAPLSKINDHLRALAEHRLAKRLVMDPRA; from the coding sequence ATGGCCATCACCGCCGAAGCCTGGATGCTCCAAGAACCAGGCAAGCCGCTCGTCAAGCAGTCCCTCGAGATCCCGGATCCGTCAGCCACGGACGCCGTCGTCGAGGTCACGGCCTGCGGGCTCTGTCACACGGATCTGGGTTTCGCCGAAGGGGGTGTGGCGCCACGCCACGAGCTCCCCCTGGTGTTGGGACACGAAGTCACCGGCATCGTCCGCGCCGCGGGGGACGCGCATCGCGATCTCGTGGGCAAGACCGTGTTGGTGCCCGCGGTGATGCCCTGCGGCGACTGCGTGTTCTGTCGCGCCGGCCGCGGCAACGCATGTCAGCGGCAGAAGATGCCGGGCAACGACATCCACGGCGGCTTCGCCACGCACCTCACCGCGCCGGCCGCCGCCTTGGTGCTGCTGGACGACGCGCCGCCCTCAGTGAAGATCGACTCCCTGAGCGTGGTGGCGGACGCCGTGTCCACGGCGTATCAAGCCACGCGCCGCGCGAACCTCGAAGCTGGGGACGTCGCGTTCGTCGTGGGGGCCGGTGGCGTGGGCGGATACCTCGCCCAGATCGCCAAGGCCGTCGGCGCCAAGGTGGCCGTGTGCGACGTGGACGCGCAGAAGCTCGAGAGCATCGCCGCGCGGGTGGACCACGTGTGCAACGTGAAGGGGCGTGACGTCCGCGACGTCCGCAAGGAGCTGTTTGGCAAGGCCAAGGAGTGGGGCGTCCCCTCGCTGCGCTGGCGCACGTTCGAAACGAGTGGTACCGCGGCGGGCCAACAACAAGCGTTCACGCTGATTTCCCAGGCTTCCACCATGGTGGTGGTGGGCTTCACGCGGGATGCCGTGAACGTGCGGCTATCCAACTTGATGGCCTTCGACGCCACCGTGCACGGCACCTGGGGCTGCCCGGTGGAAGCCTACCCGGAGGTGCTCCGGCTCATCTACGACGGCAAGGTCGTGGTCGAGCCGTACATCGAACGCGCTCCCCTTTCGAAGATCAACGACCACCTTCGCGCGCTGGCCGAGCATCGCCTCGCGAAGCGACTGGTGATGGACCCGCGCGCCTGA
- a CDS encoding glycosyltransferase, which produces MSEAGMGVGHWLIVGWAVLSCVLWTVLYMGAVRGLFTLRALWEVNPKQPERWPTLSVVVPACNEANTLRAALATLIAQDYPHLEIVLVNDRSTDDTGQLIDELAASDARITAVHVHELPDGWLGKVHALDEGYKHASGEWLLFSDADVHFAPGLLEKAMALAIERKLDHLPLVPELRAGSFWHEVAVDAFGLMFFQSVRAHALADPESDAYVGAGAFNLVRRASFEQSEGFPWLRMEVADDVGLGLALHRAGARAELWLATRELSVLWYPSLPAMVRGLEKNMYAVVGHFNPAFATARLLGFVVVVLGPFAGAFVSPWFMLVLLNVPIISFAMQRRLHQRLAPGLFTPVGIVLIAFMVAWSGYKCLRQRGIVWRGTRYPLDELRQLQRVKL; this is translated from the coding sequence GTGTCCGAAGCGGGTATGGGTGTTGGACACTGGCTGATCGTCGGGTGGGCGGTGCTCTCCTGCGTGCTCTGGACCGTGCTGTACATGGGCGCGGTTCGCGGCCTGTTCACGCTGCGCGCGCTGTGGGAGGTCAACCCCAAGCAGCCCGAACGCTGGCCCACGCTCAGTGTCGTGGTTCCCGCGTGCAACGAAGCGAACACGCTGCGCGCAGCGTTGGCGACGTTGATCGCTCAGGACTACCCGCACCTGGAAATCGTGCTCGTGAACGATCGGTCGACGGACGACACGGGCCAGCTCATCGACGAGCTCGCGGCGAGCGACGCCCGCATCACCGCGGTGCACGTCCACGAGCTTCCGGACGGATGGCTGGGCAAGGTGCACGCTCTGGACGAGGGGTACAAGCACGCGAGCGGCGAATGGCTCTTGTTCTCCGATGCGGACGTGCACTTCGCGCCGGGGCTGCTCGAGAAGGCAATGGCCTTGGCGATCGAGCGCAAGCTGGATCACCTGCCGCTGGTTCCGGAGCTGCGCGCCGGATCGTTTTGGCACGAGGTTGCGGTCGACGCCTTCGGGCTGATGTTCTTCCAGAGCGTGCGTGCCCATGCACTGGCCGATCCGGAGTCCGATGCCTACGTGGGCGCTGGCGCCTTCAACCTGGTGCGGCGCGCGAGCTTCGAGCAGAGCGAGGGCTTTCCCTGGCTACGGATGGAGGTCGCTGACGACGTGGGGCTCGGCCTGGCCCTGCACCGCGCCGGTGCCCGCGCGGAGCTGTGGCTCGCGACGCGGGAGCTCAGCGTGCTCTGGTACCCGTCACTGCCGGCGATGGTTCGCGGGCTCGAGAAGAACATGTACGCCGTCGTGGGGCACTTCAATCCCGCGTTCGCCACCGCGCGCCTGTTGGGCTTCGTGGTCGTGGTGCTCGGTCCCTTCGCAGGGGCGTTCGTTTCCCCGTGGTTCATGCTGGTGCTCTTGAACGTGCCCATCATCTCGTTTGCGATGCAGCGGCGCCTGCATCAGCGCCTGGCGCCGGGGCTGTTCACGCCCGTGGGCATCGTGCTGATCGCCTTCATGGTGGCGTGGAGCGGGTACAAGTGCTTGCGGCAGCGCGGGATCGTATGGAGGGGAACCCGCTATCCGCTGGACGAGCTGCGCCAGCTCCAACGGGTCAAGCTGTAG
- a CDS encoding radical SAM protein: MNRSLPELTLSSSRPGHPDWEAVRKDALERANAIGPTLEAPMKGAAELSRRTRSMRQAARNYWDNRALLRQGRGDLRPLYFIWTTLRPCNFRCSYCDDHQGQRYPELSGRGVLDTSQGKDLLRVMRTRTPSVYFAGGEPTLRKDLPVLTRTARDLDYYPIVVNTNGSLFHRLLTKPEWRGFLADVDILVVSLDALDLGLLADMWQTPKPEHVIRNLLLLRALAEEQRVKLMVNTVIQPGLIHEARAVLDLADDLGIWFCPVPRNRGPRIDPEVLADPHYEPFVKTILARKRAGRRVIGTERMNDRLLHAKPYTCMNTLKPHIDHDGRLAWPCKASVEEKPTYVPVLDFPDVDSLYEHARQLIDPAGFSDRCGAACNWAQNYSTDEYAHGLRHPLSLLGAVGGFLSA, from the coding sequence ATGAATCGAAGTCTTCCCGAGCTCACGCTCTCCAGCTCGCGACCCGGTCACCCGGACTGGGAGGCCGTTCGCAAAGATGCGTTGGAACGCGCGAACGCGATCGGCCCGACGTTGGAGGCTCCCATGAAGGGCGCGGCGGAGCTGTCCCGCCGGACTCGCAGCATGCGGCAAGCGGCCCGGAACTACTGGGACAACCGCGCGCTCCTGCGCCAGGGCCGCGGGGACCTGCGACCGCTGTATTTCATCTGGACCACGCTCCGCCCCTGCAACTTTCGCTGCAGCTACTGCGACGACCATCAGGGGCAGCGCTACCCCGAGCTCTCCGGACGCGGGGTGCTCGACACCAGCCAAGGGAAGGACCTCCTGCGCGTGATGCGGACGCGCACGCCGTCCGTGTACTTTGCCGGCGGCGAGCCCACCTTGCGCAAGGACCTTCCGGTGCTCACCCGCACGGCACGGGACCTCGACTACTACCCGATCGTCGTCAACACCAACGGCAGCTTGTTCCATCGCTTGCTCACCAAGCCGGAGTGGCGCGGCTTCTTGGCAGACGTGGACATCTTGGTGGTGAGCCTGGACGCCCTGGACCTCGGGCTGCTCGCCGACATGTGGCAAACGCCCAAGCCGGAGCACGTGATCCGCAACCTGCTCTTGCTGCGCGCTCTGGCGGAGGAGCAGCGCGTGAAGCTGATGGTGAACACCGTGATCCAGCCTGGGCTGATCCACGAGGCACGTGCGGTGTTGGACCTCGCGGACGACTTGGGCATCTGGTTCTGCCCGGTCCCGCGCAATCGCGGGCCGCGGATCGATCCCGAAGTGCTCGCGGATCCCCACTACGAGCCCTTCGTGAAGACCATCCTCGCGCGCAAGCGTGCGGGGCGCCGCGTGATCGGCACGGAGCGCATGAACGACCGCTTGCTGCACGCAAAGCCGTACACGTGCATGAACACGCTGAAGCCCCACATCGACCACGACGGACGTCTGGCCTGGCCGTGCAAGGCGAGCGTGGAAGAGAAGCCCACGTACGTGCCGGTGCTCGACTTCCCGGACGTGGATTCGCTCTACGAGCACGCTCGCCAGCTGATCGATCCTGCGGGCTTTTCCGACCGCTGCGGTGCCGCCTGCAACTGGGCGCAGAACTACAGCACCGACGAGTACGCCCACGGACTGCGCCATCCCTTGAGCCTGCTCGGCGCGGTCGGGGGGTTCCTCTCGGCATGA
- a CDS encoding TetR/AcrR family transcriptional regulator translates to MSANSSHRKRQKAETRAAIVAAGRECFRESGYQATGVADIAKRAGVAHGTFYVHFDDKGQLLDEILNDFNASLVRRLERTWPERAPDQPQDLAKKLARVCLDAWQADRELVLAFAERAGVDGAVTALRDGISPPIARFLADRLSAFGGGNAAEAELVAQALLGLWTRVGLQYLFGQGPNKKRTVELLAQLSVGAVSSVFSTLESRPSP, encoded by the coding sequence ATGTCAGCGAACTCGAGTCACCGCAAACGACAGAAAGCGGAGACGCGCGCAGCCATCGTCGCCGCGGGACGCGAGTGCTTCCGCGAGAGCGGCTACCAAGCCACCGGCGTGGCGGACATCGCCAAGCGTGCGGGCGTCGCCCACGGCACGTTCTACGTTCACTTCGACGACAAGGGTCAGCTCCTCGACGAGATCCTGAATGACTTCAACGCGAGTCTGGTGCGACGCCTCGAGCGCACCTGGCCGGAGCGCGCGCCGGACCAACCCCAGGATCTGGCAAAGAAGCTGGCGCGAGTTTGCTTGGACGCCTGGCAAGCAGATCGCGAGCTGGTGCTTGCCTTCGCGGAGCGCGCCGGAGTGGACGGCGCCGTGACCGCCCTGCGCGACGGCATCAGCCCGCCCATCGCTCGCTTCCTCGCGGATCGATTGAGCGCCTTTGGTGGTGGGAACGCGGCAGAAGCCGAGCTCGTGGCCCAAGCCCTCCTCGGTCTGTGGACGCGCGTGGGCCTCCAGTACCTCTTTGGACAAGGTCCCAACAAGAAGCGCACCGTGGAGCTGTTGGCGCAGCTCTCCGTCGGCGCCGTGAGCAGTGTCTTCTCGACGCTGGAATCGAGGCCATCGCCATGA